From the genome of Staphylococcus haemolyticus, one region includes:
- a CDS encoding CPBP family intramembrane glutamic endopeptidase, which produces MKILKIAGMFLLALLIMVVTQGIASIFSDLIPFLGMGAILQGILYIIFAFLVVRLFIKHVLKDRLNAYRITKPKFSVIYVVLGIGLPVAVYAVYVIFVPGDFIVHHFSTLNDILHTFFWAIFVTAIGGAVVEEMVCRGLLMGYIEKKTNINIAIISTAIFFGAIHLLNGGLNVTSFFLLLISGSLVGIMFGLATYKFNTIWASITLHFCWNLSQLLLITEKESQYSIWQYVVHTNNIAITGNQFGYEASIISIAGYIGVILILLMIKHRDIQ; this is translated from the coding sequence ATGAAAATATTAAAAATTGCAGGTATGTTCTTATTAGCACTACTTATCATGGTCGTTACACAAGGCATTGCATCCATCTTTAGTGATTTAATTCCATTTCTAGGTATGGGCGCTATTTTACAAGGGATTTTATATATCATTTTTGCTTTTTTAGTCGTTCGATTATTCATTAAACATGTATTAAAAGATCGCTTGAACGCATATCGCATCACGAAACCTAAATTTAGTGTCATCTATGTTGTATTAGGTATAGGTTTACCGGTAGCAGTTTATGCGGTATATGTCATCTTTGTTCCAGGTGATTTCATCGTACATCATTTTAGTACTTTAAATGATATATTGCACACGTTTTTCTGGGCTATCTTTGTAACAGCCATTGGTGGCGCAGTCGTTGAAGAAATGGTATGCAGAGGTTTATTGATGGGATATATTGAGAAGAAGACGAACATCAATATTGCCATTATTTCCACGGCAATCTTTTTTGGTGCCATTCATTTATTAAACGGTGGACTAAATGTAACTAGTTTCTTCTTATTATTAATTAGCGGTTCATTAGTAGGTATTATGTTTGGTTTAGCAACCTATAAATTCAATACCATTTGGGCAAGCATTACACTACATTTTTGTTGGAATTTATCCCAACTTTTACTTATCACTGAAAAGGAAAGTCAGTATAGTATTTGGCAATATGTCGTACATACGAACAACATAGCCATCACAGGCAATCAATTTGGTTATGAAGCATCCATTATATCTATCGCAGGATACATAGGCGTTATTCTTATTTTACTAATGATTAAGCATAGAGATATTCAATAG
- a CDS encoding NDxxF motif lipoprotein gives MKKYLLVIPVIILTFTLVGCSSSSEEKNSKDTSNDNKQSQNSSKHNHKIPKHIFDKTTKNQKISESTIKKDIKTYLDTDRKLTDAREPYEDKLDSDEKLSKKKEQKFNHIVDLQERNLKNFANYINNNQMPNKEYEQYTKKISNYMIAIYQTNQRALNLDEDASLKDILDVNKDKNIANGREQAKIEKFLKEKNIQTIAFDK, from the coding sequence ATGAAGAAATATCTATTAGTTATTCCTGTAATTATTCTTACTTTTACATTAGTAGGATGTTCGTCATCGTCAGAAGAAAAAAATTCTAAAGACACATCTAATGATAACAAGCAGTCACAAAATAGTTCTAAACATAATCACAAGATACCGAAACATATTTTTGATAAAACAACAAAAAATCAGAAGATTTCTGAGAGTACGATAAAAAAAGATATTAAAACCTATTTAGATACCGATAGAAAACTAACAGATGCTAGAGAGCCATACGAGGACAAGTTAGACTCTGACGAAAAGTTATCTAAAAAGAAAGAACAAAAATTCAATCACATTGTTGACTTACAAGAACGAAATTTAAAAAACTTTGCCAATTACATAAATAATAATCAAATGCCTAACAAAGAATATGAACAATACACTAAAAAGATAAGCAATTATATGATAGCAATATATCAAACCAATCAACGTGCGTTAAATTTAGATGAAGATGCATCATTAAAAGATATTCTCGACGTCAATAAAGACAAAAATATTGCGAATGGTCGAGAACAAGCAAAAATTGAGAAATTTTTAAAAGAGAAAAATATCCAAACCATTGCATTTGATAAATAA